The genomic segment CTCTGCAGCTGACTCCGTTCCTGTCTTTCTCTGTTCGTAGCTTTGCCCCGCCATTGCTGTATTCTCAAAAGAAAAGCTTCAATAATGGAATTTTAAAGGAGAGGTAGTGTGggtgtgtatatatatgcaaTAGCCAAGTTCCCAGTGGCGTCCATATTCAGGGCTTATAACAATTAATTCCAATATAATATTCAAGTAGAATATCCAGTTGTTAGTGTAACATTGAATCAAACAGGTGGAAAAGTTAGAAACCAGAATCCCGACCATCAAACCCTTCACTGTCTTCAGTTGCTGTAAAAAGGAAATAGAGTAGCATCTCTTGTCAAACAGCAATTGCTTCTATTTTGTCACACCAAATATTCTAGATTATAGAtttacataaaatttcaaaacttaaattCTAAACTCACTACAGTTCGTTTGGTgtatttttgttaaaaacttATATTTCAACATTCTTAACCATAATCTATAGTTAAGTTTTGTAGCAATTGTTTTGCCGTTTGTGATAACCTATAAGTGACGTGAATTTTTTCCCATATTTCAGcgtaatctttttttttttttaatttataaatataaacacGATTACCAATTACCTTTAAAATTCCGTACATAATTTTCAACGCTTCCAAAATTAATTCTCTTTAATTCCCAATTTTCAATTATCATACACTTTCTCATTCAGCAGTCCGTCTAAAATAGCCATTCGATATATAACGTTGTTGGCCTTTTCATTTTTAGGGCTTTATGGCATTTTCAAAGTCTGCAGTTTACCGTGAGCCAGTTGAGTGCAATTCTTGTtcattttttacaactttttctgaCCCACAATTTATTTGttacatatatgttttattttattttaatcgttAGTTGCATGTCACTAatacttaattgtttttttttaacaacagattTGAATCTTTTACATACCAGGTATTTGATCTGAAATTTGACAATATGTTCATAATATAAATGCCATCCCAATATTTGTTCAATACCCTACTCACTCTTCCTTACATTtcttatgttaagtttgatacatcaaccaaatttatttatttttaaaagaataaaattgtATGTATGGGAGGGTTTAAACAAAAGTATAAGGCTTGAATATTTTATTTGGCCAGAAAAATTCGGTTTGTTAAACTCAGGATTAAGGTTAGATTTGGACTCCAACCTAGTCTATTTTATGCTTtataatatattgttttattttatatatgatgtaatttatattaaattaaattaaatatataatattataatgtaaaattaaataatatgttaatttgtttatgtttaacATTTAATAAAACAAAGAACATATCAATagtattttctaaaaatttaaaaataatattgggAGGGCTAAAATTGGTTTGAGTTGGGCCCAGGCTTGACAAACATAAAGCTTTCTAATATCATACATTGACTTGGCTCAAATCCGATTTGATCTAACccattaacatatttaatttctaAACCCTTCTTTCTAATCAAAAGAATTTTTAGGATTTGGTTTTACTAGTTTAGGAgttgtaattaatttttgttcatatctattatattatttgatatttaagtatcttttgaaattttcaaatttgttaaaTAAGAGTTTAACTATTCTATTTTTTTACGAATAGCATGATTCATAATTGATATCTTGTTAATTAGAAATAATGTTGTTGGTTAATGAGGGAAATAACCAACAAGTTTCATCTTAGTTATTGAGAAGAAAAGTAGAGATTTAAGTGCTACGAAGAGTATATGAAAACAAAATTACATTCACGATTAAATTAATTGTGACTCAAAACTAAAACTTTACTTTTGACtagattttcatttttcatattttcttttggtaatttttaattttaattgcaaatTATTCcgtttactttttattttatttgtttttattgaatACTACTCCACTCTCTACTAActacaaaattttatatttttgagaaaataaatcttaaaattacaaATGAATgttcaatattatatattttaactttaattttatacataatatttaaatttgattctaTCTTTTATAAACAGCTaacattattttataataattatataaacatCATATATTTCAAAGAAATTAATAGAATAATAATATGCCTAGGACCAAATAGAAATGATCGAAAAAGTATAAATTTAGCATAAATGTATGGATAATATTACATTAAAACTACAAGAGTCCATTGTAAAACCcacacttcaaaaaaaaaaaaagaaaaaaatgtttgacaaaagaagaaaaagtatAAATAGAAATGATCGAAAAAGTATAATTTTAGCATAAATGCAATTAAGCAATGCTTACAAATGGTAGTAATATGCATAAAGAGAGGGTGAATGTTGGAGAAGAAAGTAAAACGCAAGAATAGCTTTGCGTATTCAGATTGCCCGGGCTTTTATAATGTCAAAGCTCATTTCACTAGGGTCTGTTGCCTGCAACTCAACTTGAATGCCATCCAATTCTCTCTTGAATCTATCTTTTGAGCTTGCATACACCATCTTACTTCTCACCCTTGATGTATCCGGTGACCTGTTAACAAAAAAATGAAGGAATTTGGAGAGTTTTCCTTGGAATATATGTTAAATGAATGAAACAAAGGTAGACTGATTTGGGGTTGGCATATATACCATGCAATGAAGAAAATTTTGCTTTTCTGACAGTTCTCATCAGTGGTGAAGTCGAAATCAAAGACGGCATAGCGACATTCATCGGCAGGTAGAGCCGCAGTGAAATCTTCATAGGTTTCTTGAGGGCTTCCAACTTTCTCAACCACCACCTGCTGCTCTTGAATCTTGAAAACAATGAACCTATAGTTTCTCTTCGCTTTTAGCTCCAAGAATTTCAGCTTACATTCATCATCAACAGCCATTCCAGATGCCGCGTTCGCCTAATCCGACATATGACCAAGAAAAACCAAGAAATATATGAATCAATGAAAGATTTCCGACCAGCATCTCTAAATTCTAAATTAAACAACATTTCTAACATGACATGGAAGAAGAACTCACCATTTTTTCGTCCAAAGGATTAATTGAGTTATgtaaggaggaggaggaggaggaggagaggaagaaggaaaagaagaagaagaagaagaagaagaagacagaGAGAAATGAAGAAGGGGATAAAGTG from the Gossypium hirsutum isolate 1008001.06 chromosome D09, Gossypium_hirsutum_v2.1, whole genome shotgun sequence genome contains:
- the LOC107892841 gene encoding actin-depolymerizing factor 7, encoding MANAASGMAVDDECKLKFLELKAKRNYRFIVFKIQEQQVVVEKVGSPQETYEDFTAALPADECRYAVFDFDFTTDENCQKSKIFFIAWSPDTSRVRSKMVYASSKDRFKRELDGIQVELQATDPSEMSFDIIKARAI